A stretch of Kyrpidia spormannii DNA encodes these proteins:
- a CDS encoding branched-chain amino acid ABC transporter permease has protein sequence MANEAKVRAESTQAVETPKTRLAGWFSLIVFLILAGVPFMMTLEMTLIVESALVAALFALATNFLVRDAGLVSFGQAVFYGTGAYTIGLLWMHNRSPFEIGFVLAPFIAAIVALIIGALSLRAREFYFALLTLGFSQLFYSLSIQFYSFTQGDTGIFGIPLPDYLRNPVSSYEFILIVGTLGTVVLWWIRRTPFGLTLRAIRDNRTRSQALGVNVFSVQLAAFVISGFFCGLAGALFIVYQQHAYPAMLNWEASGVPILMSVLGGMGSFIGPIVGAFIYTILQMWVGTETQHWPLFVGLIVLGFVLLYPGGASRALSQIRQLWMKRG, from the coding sequence ATGGCGAACGAAGCGAAAGTCCGTGCGGAGTCAACGCAGGCGGTGGAAACACCCAAGACCAGATTGGCCGGGTGGTTTTCCCTGATTGTCTTTCTGATCTTGGCAGGCGTTCCTTTTATGATGACGCTTGAAATGACACTGATCGTGGAAAGTGCCTTGGTTGCGGCGCTGTTCGCCCTGGCCACGAATTTCCTCGTTCGCGACGCCGGGTTGGTGAGCTTTGGACAAGCGGTGTTCTACGGGACGGGCGCCTACACCATCGGTTTGCTGTGGATGCACAATCGGTCGCCCTTCGAAATCGGGTTTGTGTTGGCTCCGTTCATTGCGGCAATCGTAGCTTTAATCATTGGAGCCCTGTCCCTTCGGGCTCGGGAGTTCTATTTCGCGTTATTGACACTGGGATTTTCACAGTTGTTTTACTCGCTGAGCATTCAGTTTTATTCTTTCACCCAGGGTGATACGGGGATTTTCGGCATTCCGTTGCCGGACTATCTGAGGAATCCCGTTTCTTCTTACGAGTTTATCTTAATCGTGGGCACTCTCGGAACCGTGGTGTTATGGTGGATTCGGCGCACTCCCTTTGGGCTCACCCTTCGGGCCATTCGCGACAACCGGACTCGTTCCCAAGCTCTGGGCGTCAACGTGTTCTCGGTCCAGCTTGCGGCCTTTGTGATCAGTGGATTTTTTTGCGGACTCGCGGGAGCGTTGTTCATTGTGTACCAACAACATGCCTATCCGGCGATGTTGAACTGGGAAGCCTCGGGAGTTCCGATTTTGATGTCGGTGCTGGGCGGCATGGGATCCTTCATAGGACCCATCGTCGGTGCGTTCATATACACGATTTTGCAAATGTGGGTGGGCACCGAAACCCAACACTGGCCGCTGTTTGTCGGCCTGATCGTCCTCGGGTTCGTTCTGCTGTACCCGGGCGGCGCTTCTCGGGCATTGTCTCAAATCCGGCAGCTATGGATGAAACGGGGGTAG
- a CDS encoding ABC transporter substrate-binding protein: MIKKRPLLSTLALVSLVLAGCNTAANTPTNSGSSGGSAGGGGDTVKVAAITSFTTSTAPLGIPGYNAEKMAIDEINAKGGLLGKKIELEKFDDNAKPNLASQYAQTAILNDHVVAIFGPVSSASAAAIESVAAQNKTLVFFHTSNDINLTTKGFTKYAFQVVPNTNMEATAVALFIKEKGWKRIATISPNYSYGRDTVNHFLQTLKDEGVDYQVVAQQWPQLGTTDYNSDISAVLAAKPDVVFSPLYGGDLATFAKQAIGFGLFQKTAFVSQMGPTVLQTLGNDAPVGAWGYARAPFFAIDTPGVKDFVDKYHKQYGDYPNSYAILAYTAVQTWAYGVQKAGTFDADKVADAIAGATIDTIRGPITIRKSDHQAEVGEWVGHIAKTDKYPFAIWEEIKYFPPSQIMNAPAPSTSAQ; encoded by the coding sequence ATGATAAAAAAACGCCCGCTTCTTTCAACCCTAGCGTTAGTTTCTCTCGTACTCGCCGGTTGCAACACCGCCGCAAATACACCGACCAACAGCGGCAGTTCCGGCGGCAGTGCCGGGGGAGGAGGCGACACCGTCAAGGTGGCGGCCATCACTTCATTTACGACTTCTACTGCGCCCCTCGGGATACCCGGATATAACGCTGAAAAAATGGCAATTGACGAAATTAATGCCAAAGGAGGCTTGCTCGGCAAAAAAATTGAATTGGAGAAATTCGACGATAACGCCAAACCCAATCTTGCTTCACAATATGCTCAAACCGCCATCCTCAACGATCACGTTGTGGCAATCTTTGGACCCGTGTCCAGCGCAAGCGCTGCGGCCATTGAGTCGGTGGCGGCTCAGAACAAGACACTGGTCTTCTTCCATACGAGCAACGACATCAACTTGACCACGAAGGGGTTCACGAAGTACGCCTTCCAAGTTGTTCCGAATACGAACATGGAGGCAACGGCCGTGGCCCTATTCATCAAAGAAAAAGGGTGGAAGAGAATTGCGACCATTTCCCCCAACTATTCCTATGGCCGGGACACCGTCAACCATTTCTTACAGACACTGAAAGACGAAGGCGTTGACTATCAGGTCGTCGCCCAACAGTGGCCGCAACTCGGCACCACCGATTATAACAGCGACATCAGCGCGGTTTTGGCCGCAAAGCCGGACGTCGTTTTCAGCCCCCTTTACGGCGGGGATCTCGCCACCTTTGCAAAACAGGCCATCGGCTTTGGCCTATTTCAAAAAACCGCCTTCGTCAGCCAGATGGGCCCCACTGTACTCCAAACGTTGGGGAACGATGCTCCCGTCGGGGCATGGGGATACGCCCGGGCTCCCTTCTTTGCCATCGACACCCCCGGCGTGAAGGATTTTGTCGATAAATATCATAAACAGTACGGAGATTATCCGAATTCCTACGCCATTTTGGCATACACCGCCGTGCAAACCTGGGCCTACGGCGTTCAGAAAGCCGGAACCTTTGACGCCGACAAAGTGGCGGATGCCATCGCCGGAGCCACTATCGACACGATACGGGGCCCGATCACGATCCGCAAAAGCGATCATCAGGCGGAAGTCGGGGAATGGGTTGGACATATTGCAAAAACGGACAAGTATCCCTTTGCGATCTGGGAGGAGATCAAGTACTTTCCTCCGAGCCAAATCATGAATGCTCCCGCACCCTCGACGTCAGCACAATAG
- a CDS encoding branched-chain amino acid ABC transporter permease — MVSILTGLSTAAILFIVSAGLSLVFGTMRIINMAHGTFYMIGAYLVTLAFAGLTMRATGFVIALILAAVLVSVLGIVIEMFVLRRLYQSEHLFQLLATWGLMLVLEEVTLIVWGPNNVTGSIPGGLSGSFAIGGQSFPFYNAFLIGAALVIAALLWLLLKFTPLGRIIRAAVQDTELIYTLGVNVKRLYTQVFALGTFLAALGGALVAPSTSLGPGMDAQIVMEAFIVSVIGGLGSIWGTALGALVIGLFQSLGNLIAPEVAALAPYLVMILVLIIRPTGIFGKAEA; from the coding sequence ATGGTTTCCATCTTGACGGGACTTTCAACGGCAGCCATTCTGTTCATCGTCTCCGCGGGACTCAGTCTGGTCTTTGGAACCATGCGAATTATTAACATGGCCCATGGTACCTTTTATATGATCGGGGCATATCTGGTCACCCTCGCCTTTGCCGGGCTCACGATGCGCGCCACCGGATTTGTCATCGCCCTGATTTTGGCCGCAGTACTGGTTAGTGTGCTCGGAATCGTCATCGAGATGTTCGTTTTACGACGCTTATACCAAAGTGAACATCTCTTCCAGCTCCTGGCGACCTGGGGGCTTATGCTCGTGCTTGAAGAGGTCACCTTGATCGTGTGGGGCCCCAACAATGTAACAGGGAGTATCCCCGGGGGTCTAAGCGGGAGTTTCGCCATCGGCGGACAGTCTTTTCCCTTTTACAACGCGTTCCTCATCGGTGCGGCCCTTGTCATCGCGGCGTTACTCTGGCTTTTGCTGAAGTTTACACCCCTTGGCAGGATCATCCGGGCAGCGGTCCAGGACACGGAGCTCATCTATACCCTTGGCGTAAATGTGAAGCGACTCTACACCCAGGTATTTGCCCTGGGGACCTTTTTGGCCGCCCTAGGGGGCGCACTGGTGGCACCGTCCACCTCGTTGGGCCCCGGAATGGACGCTCAGATTGTCATGGAGGCTTTCATCGTTTCGGTGATCGGGGGCCTGGGAAGCATCTGGGGAACTGCTCTCGGGGCTTTAGTCATCGGGTTGTTTCAATCCCTTGGGAACCTGATTGCGCCAGAGGTGGCGGCATTGGCTCCGTATCTCGTGATGATTCTGGTTTTGATCATTCGGCCGACAGGCATCTTTGGAAAGGCTGAGGCGTAG